A genomic stretch from bacterium includes:
- the infC gene encoding translation initiation factor IF-3, with product MRIHRHRRFKRQEQIERQMFRANDRIRVPEVRVIDEEGLNLGVLTTEQACATAKERGFDLVEVNPSAQPPVCRFLDFKQFKYEQEKQRKAQKAHAKTVEVKGIRLSLRIGEHDRQARLRKAKQFFDQGNRVSVDLILRGRERSFRGQADEVIQKFVEDLKADYEITVDQPLSVQGGRNSLVVGGKKRDIPVQEGQEPKDALDKNAANE from the coding sequence ATGCGCATTCATCGCCACCGACGGTTCAAACGACAGGAGCAGATCGAGCGCCAGATGTTTCGGGCGAACGATCGGATTCGCGTCCCTGAAGTTCGCGTCATTGACGAGGAAGGCCTGAACCTCGGTGTCCTCACGACGGAGCAAGCGTGCGCCACCGCGAAGGAGCGCGGCTTTGATCTCGTCGAGGTCAACCCGAGCGCCCAGCCGCCGGTCTGCCGGTTCCTCGACTTCAAGCAGTTCAAGTACGAACAGGAGAAGCAGCGGAAAGCGCAGAAGGCGCACGCGAAAACCGTGGAGGTCAAGGGCATCCGCCTCTCGCTCCGCATCGGTGAGCACGACCGGCAGGCACGCCTCCGAAAAGCGAAACAATTTTTCGATCAGGGCAACCGGGTATCCGTTGACCTCATCCTCCGCGGGCGCGAACGGAGTTTCCGCGGCCAAGCGGACGAGGTTATCCAGAAGTTCGTCGAGGACCTCAAGGCCGATTACGAGATCACGGTTGATCAGCCCCTCTCCGTCCAAGGTGGCCGCAATTCACTCGTGGTGGGCGGTAAAAAACGGGATATCCCCGTGCAGGAAGGGCAGGAGCCCAAAGACGCGCTAGACAAGAACGCAGCGAACGAGTAA
- a CDS encoding 50S ribosomal protein L35, whose product MAKLKTHKATAKRVIVKKHKLLKRKSGQDHFNARESSKTRLNKRRDMEFDPTLAKTARRQMPYA is encoded by the coding sequence ATGGCGAAGCTCAAAACCCACAAAGCGACCGCGAAGCGCGTCATCGTCAAGAAGCACAAGCTCCTGAAGCGGAAGTCCGGCCAGGACCACTTCAACGCGCGTGAGTCCAGTAAGACGCGCCTGAACAAGCGGCGCGACATGGAGTTCGATCCCACGCTCGCGAAAACCGCCCGCAGGCAGATGCCGTACGCGTGA
- the rplT gene encoding 50S ribosomal protein L20, which produces MPRVKRGTIHTARRRSLLKKTKGFMWGRKSSVRQATTATLKAGQHAYADRKKKKRVMRGLWNIRINAAARTSGTTYSKLIADLKRRNIALDRKVLAELAAEHPETFAKIVQG; this is translated from the coding sequence ATGCCACGAGTCAAACGAGGAACCATCCACACCGCACGACGCCGCTCGCTCCTAAAGAAGACCAAGGGCTTCATGTGGGGCCGGAAATCCAGCGTGCGCCAGGCAACAACCGCGACGCTCAAGGCGGGCCAGCACGCGTACGCCGACCGCAAGAAGAAGAAGCGCGTCATGCGCGGCCTGTGGAATATTCGCATCAACGCCGCCGCGCGAACGAGCGGAACGACGTACAGCAAGCTCATCGCAGACCTCAAGCGCCGCAACATCGCACTCGACCGCAAGGTGCTCGCGGAGCTCGCCGCAGAGCACCCGGAGACGTTTGCGAAGATCGTGCAGGGCTAG